The Oryza glaberrima chromosome 9, OglaRS2, whole genome shotgun sequence genome includes a window with the following:
- the LOC127784842 gene encoding transcription factor WRKY19-like: MESMEGNGGGRLVVTELSHIKELVRQLEGHLGGSGSPDLCKHLASQIFSVTERSIGMIRSGHFDGHRKRSAAAVAAGDLDSATPSPLSDVSDLPFKATKKRKTSTEKKRHQIRVSSTGGVENPPVDDGHSWRKYGQKEILGAKHPRGYYRCTHRNSQGCMATKQVQRTDEDATVFDVIYHGEHTCVHKAVAAGAGKPETETDTNAAAESRLHDLSSGLTVKIEGLTAPPQQQQGGGGWNAMPPFCLSSPVSGLAPPDQHNPFSAPSTPENRLAAAASSAASPATSDSMAAASFHQAAAGGGDAAWRDAELQEVVSVLVAATTTTATAQPAPATAMVDADLSALDAFEFDPGFTIDITSFFA; encoded by the exons ATGGAGAGCATGGAGGGCAATGGAGGAGGGCGGCTGGTGGTGACGGAGCTGAGCCACATCAAGGAGCTCGTGAGGCAGCTGGAGGGACACCTGGGTGGCTCCGGCTCCCCCGACCTCTGCAAGCACCTGGCCTCGCAGATCTTCTCCGTCACCGAGCGCTCCATCGGCATGATCAGGTCCGGCCACTTCGACGGCCACCGCAagcgctccgccgccgctgtcgccgccggtgacctcGACTCGGCGACTCCCAGCCCCCTCAGCGACGTCTCCGACTTGCCTTTCAAGGCCACCAAGAAGAG GAAGACGTCGACGGAGAAGAAGAGGCATCAGATTAGGGTGAGCTCGACGGGAGGGGTGGAGAATCCACCGGTAGATGATGGCCATAGCTGGAGAAAGTATGGGCAGAAAGAGATTCTTGGAGCCAAGCACCCAAG ggGTTACTACCGTTGCACCCACCGCAACTCGCAGGGATGCATGGCGACGAAGCAGGTGCAGCGCACCGACGAGGACGCGACGGTGTTCGACGTGATCTACCACGGCGAGCACACGTGCGTCCACaaggcggtggccgccggcgccggcaagccggagacggagacggacacgaacgccgccgccgagagccgCCTCCACGACCTGAGCTCCGGCCTGACGGTGAAGATCGAGGGGctgacggcgccgccgcagcaacagcagggcggcggcggctggaacGCCATGCCGCCGTTCTGCctgtcgtcgccggtgagcggCCTGGCGCCGCCGGATCAGCACAACCCGTTCtccgcgccgtcgacgccggagaaccgcctcgccgccgccgcgtcgtcggcggcctcgccggcgacctccgactcgatggccgccgcgtcgttccaccaggcggcggccggcggcggcgatgcggcgtgGCGGGACGCCGAGCTCCAGGAGGTGGTGTCCGTGCTCgtcgccgcgacgacgacgacggcgaccgcgcAGCCGgcgcccgccaccgccatggtCGACGCCGACCTCTCCGCCCTCGACGCCTTCGAGTTCGACCCCGGATTCACCATTGATATCACCAGCTTCTTCGCATGA
- the LOC127784843 gene encoding cytochrome B5-like protein produces MEVILVISLVLLLVLGAIFVIPKSNNNGKGKEIQSPNGGMKFRSYTKKEVSTHNTRKDCWIIVKDKVYDVTSYVEEHPGGDEILNNAGGDSTEGFLGPQHGFRVFEIIEDFCIGKLKD; encoded by the exons ATGGAAGTTATTCTAGTCATCTCACTCGTTTTGCTTCTTGTACTAGGAGCCATCTTTGTTATTCCAAAATCCAACAACAATG GTAAAGGGAAGGAAATACAATCACCAAACGGTGGAATG AAATTTAGGAGCTATACAAAGAAAGAGGTATCGACTCACAACACAAGGAAGGATTGTTGGATCATAGTCAAGGACAAG GTGTACGACGTAACCTCTTATGTAGAGGAACATCCAGGTGGTGATGAAATTCTAAACAATGCCGGTGGTGATTCAACAGAGGGATTTTTGGG ACCGCAACATGGCTTTAGAGTCTTCGAGATCATCGAAGATTTCTGCATCGGCAAACTGAAGGACTGA